Part of the Pangasianodon hypophthalmus isolate fPanHyp1 chromosome 9, fPanHyp1.pri, whole genome shotgun sequence genome is shown below.
caaaaaatatcatTCAGTGCAAgcattataaatttttatatcctttttgatgcagggtgccaataattatggattGACTAGTTTTGCAGCACTTCTAGCTCCTTAAACattttggtttatttgtttGGATAAAACtgtctgccaaaaaaaaaaggaaattgtaattgtaatatttttcgGAAGTGAGAGATGGTATGTATAGTTCTTTTATTACTGGCAAACTGATCTTACCACTAACTTTAAACTTtagtgatattttaaaaaaagtttggtttaaaagtaaaataatgtcTCCTGACACAATGATCAGTTGATTATCTTGGGTGACAAAGGTATTTTCAAGGAATCTTTCAAACTCTACCAGTTTAGTGTTAGAAATTTAGTGTATCCTTagggtttaatttaattgcatGGTCAGCTAGAAACCTCCAAAATAACTGAGCCAATCAAGTTAGTGAAAAAAGATATTATAGAATTTACAgatattacagatattataaAACGAACAATTATGACTTATGCTGTTttgtaaaatgtacaattttattCTAAAATCTTTATTAACCTCTTACAAGGGTTTAATAGATTTGCCAGATTATCCATTAAAATAGaagtgaaaaatgtttaattatatgATAACAAATTGTTATACTAAACAactacacaaatatacagtaagaCAGTATTAATATTCATACCGAATAAAGTATTGTTACTGACCTGTAAAGTTCAGTCTGATGAGTTTCCCAAACTGAATGTGTGTCGTTTTGTTTCGACCTCCACAGTAATAAAATCCCAGATCTGTCTCTCTAACTCCTATAATCACTAAACTGACTGAACTGCTGCTTTCTGTTACATAAAAGTGACTCTCGTTCACATTATAACTGAGGATAAACTCTTTCTTCAGGTTCCTTTTGTCAGCACATATCAGCAGCTTCACCTCCTCAGATCTCAGTCGATACCACAATATCTCAGTATAATTAGTGATGTTACAGGGCAGGGTGATGTTCTCTCCAGGATGGACAGATAAATGATCAGTTGAAGCGATCTGAAGGAGATTTGGCCAGAAGACACCTGAAAGAACAACACCACATTAAGAGGTTCATCATCACTCTCCAAACCAGCTAATCTTTCAAACAGTGTAGACTCATTTACACTGTCTTCAGATACATTTCTGGCATACAATCAGATATTCTCCTCAGTATTAATAACTTACCCAAAGTTGTAAATACCATTCAATCTCTCACTGCTACACTAAATAACAGTTCTTTATAATTCACACCTatctgattatatatatatatatatatatatatatatatatatatatatatatatatatatatatatatatatatatatatatatataaactcacCAAACAGCAGCTGCGGTGTAAACAGACTCAGGAGTTTGGCCATTGCTCCCTGAGATGCTCCGGTGGTCTATGAAAAAGTGatgcttttttaatttacttagtTAAGTCAAAACCTCTCTGTTCCTACTGTGTGTCTTAAGTTCCTGTTAGCCACTTTAGCCACAAGCCTCTACATCCTGTTGTTCTTGATGTGTCCAATAAGCTGCTGACATCACTAGTCTCATTTTAATTCTCAGATAGAGCATACAGACCCAGCCTCCTTGTTGCACATGAATTTGTGCATCACGTGCTATTTGTGGAATGGCCTGCATTAATTCATAGACTCATGCAGTTCAATCCACAAATTGAGACAATCGCTAATGCCCACATTACTCCAACCAATCACAACAGTTATAAACGCAACCAATTAACAAGCACCAGGGAGAGACTTCTGCAGCACACACTTGATATGGAGAAATGTTGGACTAATAATCATCAGACATATGGAGTGAAATCAGTGTCAGCAGAAACTGAATttgtaatgaatgaaaaaatatgtgaCATAAAATCAGATACTAttgttaattgtttatttatctgttattacattacatgtCAGCAGATGCAGCTAGGTTTTAGAATATGACGGCTGCAGAAACCTGTATATGGGGTTTTTACAGTAACCACCATAGGCTTCATGGAAAGGCTGCTGCTGCTCGTCTAGTTCAATGATTGTATATATGACTGGTGCCATTCACTCCCCTTGTGCATTTATGAAGCCTTTTTTTTGGTAGAAATGGGAGTCGCCACTCAGCCAAGGCATGCACAGTAGATAGGGCTGACTTGACAGTGGACCTGCCTCTCACCCGCCCATTTTGGTGATGGACACAGTCTGTGAAAGTGCACACTGTGAGGCACCCGAAGTacaatgtatagcaaaaacaaaagaatcgacctttcagaggagactgtatatacatatacttacTTGGGGTACACATAtgcacacctgattcagctcttCTTTTATATTAAGTCATTCTTGAATCATGCAGGTGTGCTGGGAGCAAGGAAACCTCAAAAATATTAACCTTGAACCTTAGAATATTCAAGCCAGATCTGGACTCAATTCTACTGATGTAGCTCTTTTCGCCCTCTAGACCTTCCTGATTCATTTGCTTTGAAGGTTCTGCACTTGTGATTCCAtgaagatttgcacttcccaaaaacagtttatgcccaagactCACTCTTGCTTTagtggatactgtagatttgtacctacaACTGCAGTAATCATAAAGATTGTCCTGTGCTCAACTCAGGATGCTTATCGGGgaagaagatcatcggggtctctcttccctccatcacagacatttacacctcacgctgcatccgcaaagccaccagcattgtggatgaccccacacacccctcacacacactcttcacactcctgccgtctggtaaacggtaccgaagcattcgggcctcacaaccagactgtgcaacagtttcttcctcaatcagactcctaaatacctagaactggactgaaggaacacacacacacacacatacatatacacacacacacatatatacacacacacaactgaactggtccaaaggaactcacgcatacatacatacatatatatacacacaacggaacatcctctatgcacatgcattgcacatgtttttcacatgtcttattattgctgctactactatgtttacactgtttacactacctcagctgtaatatttgcactactgtcactttatcactttcaacaggactgtgtactggtcggcgtcgtagttatgtactgtctgttctgtcttttgttgtctgcacatgtttgcacttgtgcactttgcgtttaatttatgtagtccccgtagtactgtgttgttctgtgttgtcttatgtggcaccttggtcctggagaaacgttgttttgtttcactgtgtacttgtatatggctgaaatgacaataaactccacttgacttgactttgctTGACTTATTCCCAATTTTCTCATGCTGAACATACTTTCAGCACATTTAGTACTGTtgtctttattcttttattcccgtatactgtaataatttataatcccactaccCAGAaaaagatgggttcccttttgagtctggttcctcttgaCATTTCTTTGTCATTGTCGCCTCTGGGttttcattagggatctaagtctacatccagatttttgTAGCCATGtcaattgttaaaagcactatacacataaaatttaaaagtaagtTCCCAGGATTGAAGTCCCTGGGACCATATGT
Proteins encoded:
- the LOC117598054 gene encoding uncharacterized protein LOC117598054, which codes for MAKLLSLFTPQLLFGVFWPNLLQIASTDHLSVHPGENITLPCNITNYTEILWYRLRSEEVKLLICADKRNLKKEFILSYNVNESHFYVTESSSSVSLVIIGVRETDLGFYYCGGRNKTTHIQFGKLIRLNFTEDQHRKTDNSSEPPHTQQSGSELWITVCVCLCVSVLINLIFIYMFCCRLKGESVPSCSCCSNTTDSAEKEENMHYASIQHKRRSSVAAKKNTASDLDSVTYATVASQPRRHKVS